The window AAGACTACCAAAATTCAGCTTTAATATGATTTCATTAGTTTGAAACTTTGCACATTTGAGATAGTTGAGAAGTGGATTCTGTAATgtgattttttgaaaattattgacagatcattatgtatataataaatgaaaataatcgTTTTGTCATCTGAAATTTGCATAAGAAAATAGTTTGAGATCTTGTAGTTATTGTGGTTAGGTCACCATTGCATACATACATATTACATCGTCATGTGTTACAGTTCATATACATGTCGAGCTTtacaaaattacatttttacAAAGATTGAGAACCTCTCTGAAAGAAGAACAAACACTCCAAAGTGGTTTGATATGTTACAGTGAGAATAAGGATAACACATCTTAATTTACGGTATATATACACAATATTGATCTCAAAGCCTTAACTAAGGATGTTGACTGATCTTTTTAACTCTTCTTAATATTCAAAAAACATATAATCGAAAAAGGGATTATGGATTTTATGAATCTCTGCTCCTTCTTCTAAGCCATGGCAGGTATGCTTGAGTTTTGGCAGTCCCTGTTTAAGCAATCGAATCCCTTTACTCTAACAGAAGCAGGCTTAATCCCAAACTTCACTCGACCACAGCTTCCTCCTTTGACACGAGATGGAGATGGGAGGAATGGTGAGATAGGGTTGAGTTTGTTATCTCCAAATCGTGCATCTTGAGCTAAAGGGTTTGATACTCTGCTCGGGGGAGACCCGAGGAAAAATGGAGGTGATGAAGCTACACCAGATAATGTTTCTTCCTACAGAGAAAGAACAAGACAAGAGAATCAAAGTTTAGATACTGAATCCTTTCCGTATCTGACTAAAGATTCAATCTACATAGGCAAACCATTCTGTAGAGAAGAAGCAGAACAAAAACAATAATTCAAGCAGGTGAAATCTGATGAATCCATTATAAATATGGATTAAACAACTTGAAGCAACTATATAGTCTAGTGTTTTGATACAATACAAAGAAACACAAATCGACGAAGAATGGTGCAAAGTCTAATAGTTCAAACAAAGGAAGACAAGGGATTGTTTGATTTCAATACACCAAGTTCAAAGAAGGAGACAAACCTTTCTACGAATGATGATGTCCAAAAGATCAGCCCCAGCTTTACAATCACTTACATCAGCTGCTCTGGATTGACTGTTAAAATCCCAAACAAAGCATATAGTAAAATCAGCATTTAGTAttgcaaaaaacaaaaacaatatgatCTCTGTGGATAAAAAGACAAAAGGAAGAGGCTTTATGATGATACCTTGAATGTAATAATCTAAACGGATGAATAACGTTATTAGAGAGAATGACACGGCGAGGCTTAGGACAAACAAGAGAGATAGGAT of the Brassica rapa cultivar Chiifu-401-42 chromosome A03, CAAS_Brap_v3.01, whole genome shotgun sequence genome contains:
- the LOC103858969 gene encoding uncharacterized protein LOC103858969 — its product is MNHYSLQQNAFESRGFVVPVSSDPISLVCPKPRRVILSNNVIHPFRLLHSSQSRAADVSDCKAGADLLDIIIRRKEETLSGVASSPPFFLGSPPSRVSNPLAQDARFGDNKLNPISPFLPSPSRVKGGSCGRVKFGIKPASVRVKGFDCLNRDCQNSSIPAMA